A genomic segment from Chloroflexota bacterium encodes:
- a CDS encoding CpaF family protein, translating into MSSPNLNSSTAKASELSQLVGAALRRPEAGENPYRVVLRQVRQKLMATSDPYELSHPTEATRQKVETLTRQIIADYRLAQPVQGLPVLDLPDDEIVRRIVSDVLGFGPLDPLLRDERIEEIIVNGTDIWVIDETGKHRTQTNAGDADSLVELINRLVAPTGRQVNLANPILDAQLPDGSRLNATIAPVATPSPAMTIRRHRLVARQMQDLVQLESLTEAAAQFLKAAIQARLGILVAGGTSSGKTNFLNVLAGLFPEGERVIVIEDTRELQLPIQDVVYQTVRYANAEGTGEITQRRLVQNALRMRPDRIVVGEVRGAETLDMLLAANTGHEGFLSTVHANSAGQALTRLVQLTKLASEGSMIDDKTVAEWITEAFHIVAFLRRDPFSGKRRVEEIIELSGSVEQGNRILNQPIFMRDPERGDLVRTPYPLARADRLRDRGVDPMPFAPAPRAMGTPESWTRRR; encoded by the coding sequence ATGTCGTCACCGAACCTCAACTCATCCACGGCGAAAGCAAGTGAACTATCTCAACTCGTTGGTGCCGCATTGCGACGACCTGAAGCGGGCGAGAATCCGTATCGCGTCGTCTTGCGCCAAGTGCGCCAGAAGTTAATGGCGACATCTGACCCATACGAACTTTCACATCCAACAGAAGCAACCCGTCAGAAGGTCGAGACGCTGACTCGCCAAATCATTGCCGACTATCGGCTGGCGCAACCCGTCCAGGGGTTACCTGTCCTCGACTTACCGGATGACGAGATCGTACGACGGATTGTTAGTGATGTGCTGGGTTTCGGGCCGCTTGATCCGTTGCTACGAGATGAACGGATCGAAGAAATCATCGTCAACGGCACAGACATCTGGGTCATCGATGAAACCGGCAAGCATCGCACGCAGACAAATGCTGGCGATGCGGATAGTCTTGTCGAACTCATCAATCGCTTGGTCGCGCCGACGGGTCGTCAAGTCAATCTGGCAAATCCGATTCTCGATGCACAGTTGCCTGACGGCAGTCGCCTCAATGCGACGATTGCGCCCGTTGCCACACCCAGCCCGGCGATGACGATTCGGCGTCATCGTTTGGTCGCGCGCCAGATGCAAGACTTGGTACAACTGGAATCGCTTACGGAAGCCGCCGCACAATTCTTGAAAGCCGCGATTCAAGCGCGACTGGGAATCTTGGTCGCCGGTGGAACGTCGAGCGGTAAGACGAATTTCTTGAATGTTCTTGCTGGTTTGTTTCCCGAAGGCGAGCGCGTCATTGTGATCGAGGATACGCGCGAATTGCAATTGCCGATTCAAGATGTCGTCTATCAGACCGTTCGCTACGCCAATGCCGAAGGTACTGGAGAAATCACTCAGCGACGATTAGTCCAAAACGCACTTCGTATGCGTCCTGATCGCATCGTCGTCGGCGAAGTGCGCGGTGCAGAGACGCTTGATATGTTGCTCGCGGCGAATACGGGGCACGAAGGGTTTCTCTCGACGGTGCATGCCAACTCAGCAGGGCAAGCGCTTACGCGTCTCGTACAACTCACCAAGCTCGCCTCCGAAGGCAGTATGATCGACGACAAGACGGTTGCCGAGTGGATCACCGAAGCATTTCACATCGTCGCCTTTCTCCGGCGCGATCCGTTTTCGGGGAAACGACGCGTCGAAGAGATCATCGAACTCAGCGGTTCCGTCGAACAAGGCAATCGCATTTTGAATCAACCGATCTTTATGCGCGATCCAGAGCGCGGAGACTTGGTTCGTACACCTTATCCACTTGCACGCGCAGACCGCTTGCGAGATCGCGGTGTTGATCCAATGCCGTTCGCGCCCGCGCCGAGAGCCATGGGCACTCCTGAATCCTGGACGCGGAGACGCTAG
- a CDS encoding type II secretion system F family protein — translation MTILLALIGGLGVLLIWTGVTHPFVARIGNSRNRVQLRAEEGERIQLSPLLDRALGPLLDSASHTLAVLLRREDKDRELIIAAGYPSRYRTVYNFYAWKVFIATMLFLVGLFNAIAIGPGFLPVALGLGILGLYLPDFHLRQLVQKRREIIRTEMAFVLHRLAIQVAAGQALPQALEQIALKPGGPFVQELRQVSTDISTGHTLTEALNGFAQRAAGIDEVRRFVDLLERAQQLGSPIAEALTSMGRIMQDRVQQDIEARGMAASVQMVLPVGCLILPAIGIVVMGPGVYLAAQYFFLR, via the coding sequence ATGACCATCCTACTTGCCTTGATCGGTGGACTCGGTGTGCTCTTGATTTGGACAGGAGTCACGCATCCATTCGTCGCACGCATCGGCAACTCGCGCAATCGCGTGCAACTCCGCGCCGAAGAAGGTGAACGGATTCAGTTGTCGCCGCTGCTGGATCGTGCGCTCGGTCCCTTGCTCGACAGCGCGAGTCACACGCTTGCCGTTCTATTACGGCGCGAAGACAAGGATCGCGAACTCATCATCGCCGCGGGCTATCCATCCCGTTATCGCACGGTTTACAACTTTTACGCCTGGAAGGTTTTTATCGCGACGATGCTTTTCCTCGTCGGACTCTTCAATGCCATTGCGATTGGACCTGGGTTTCTGCCGGTGGCGCTCGGCTTGGGAATCCTGGGATTGTATCTGCCGGATTTTCACCTGCGCCAACTCGTTCAGAAAAGACGCGAGATAATTCGTACGGAGATGGCGTTCGTACTCCATCGGCTCGCGATTCAAGTCGCGGCAGGGCAGGCCTTACCGCAAGCCCTCGAACAAATCGCGCTCAAGCCAGGCGGCCCGTTCGTTCAGGAATTGCGCCAGGTCTCGACCGACATCTCGACCGGGCACACGCTCACCGAAGCGCTGAATGGATTTGCGCAGCGAGCCGCTGGCATTGATGAAGTGCGACGCTTTGTCGATTTGCTCGAACGCGCTCAGCAGTTAGGCAGTCCGATTGCCGAGGCACTGACGAGCATGGGACGGATCATGCAGGATCGCGTGCAACAAGACATCGAAGCGCGAGGCATGGCGGCATCGGTGCAAATGGTCTTGCCCGTGGGTTGTCTGATCTTGCCGGCGATTGGCATCGTCGTGATGGGACCTGGGGTTTATCTAGCCGCGCAATATTTTTTCTTGCGATAG
- a CDS encoding pilus assembly protein: MIKLLRHFLNNQSGQYLVQAVILLPMMMIVVGLVLDGGWMYWQYRRAEIAVNAAAQAASHAIDVEYFRETNQVRLDSGEAWSAASGFVNINQRGQMQVAGIHIGNNQVIVNANAQVQTIFFRLAGISSLSMRVEGRAYPAFGINSEGQ, encoded by the coding sequence ATGATCAAGTTGTTACGCCATTTTCTCAATAATCAATCTGGGCAATATCTCGTCCAAGCCGTCATCTTGCTTCCGATGATGATGATTGTCGTGGGCTTGGTGCTCGACGGCGGGTGGATGTACTGGCAGTATCGCCGCGCCGAAATTGCAGTGAATGCCGCCGCGCAAGCCGCGAGCCACGCGATTGACGTTGAGTATTTTCGCGAGACCAACCAAGTGCGGCTCGATTCTGGCGAAGCGTGGAGCGCAGCCAGCGGCTTTGTGAACATCAACCAACGCGGACAAATGCAAGTGGCTGGTATTCATATCGGCAACAATCAAGTGATCGTGAACGCGAACGCACAGGTGCAAACGATTTTCTTTCGACTCGCCGGCATCTCTTCGCTTTCAATGCGCGTCGAAGGACGAGCTTATCCGGCATTCGGAATTAACAGTGAGGGACAATGA
- a CDS encoding pilus assembly protein, with the protein MNKKQELRKSNRVFHLSSFILHPSPGQAYIELVMVLPLFLIIIAALIFFGRVLYVKIALDMASYDGCRAAVEALQPGDGIAQGLVAGRETLKGFYLNPAGANITIAPAGGWARGTPVQCIATYDLFVGDIPGVSDFANGSGVPLQSTTWSRVELWRSDWR; encoded by the coding sequence ATGAATAAGAAGCAAGAGCTGAGAAAATCGAATAGAGTTTTTCATCTTTCATCTTTCATCCTTCATCCTTCGCCAGGACAGGCATACATCGAGCTTGTGATGGTGCTGCCGCTCTTTCTGATCATCATTGCGGCGCTGATTTTCTTTGGGCGAGTGCTCTACGTGAAAATCGCACTCGACATGGCGAGCTACGATGGATGTCGCGCAGCGGTGGAAGCCTTGCAACCCGGCGACGGAATCGCTCAAGGCTTGGTTGCGGGACGAGAAACTCTCAAAGGGTTTTACCTGAATCCAGCCGGGGCAAACATCACGATTGCGCCGGCGGGCGGATGGGCACGTGGGACGCCCGTGCAATGTATCGCGACGTATGACCTGTTCGTCGGCGACATCCCAGGTGTGTCCGATTTTGCAAATGGTTCGGGTGTTCCGCTGCAATCCACAACCTGGTCACGCGTGGAGCTGTGGCGTTCAGATTGGAGGTGA